A DNA window from Acinetobacter sp. 10FS3-1 contains the following coding sequences:
- the dapB gene encoding 4-hydroxy-tetrahydrodipicolinate reductase, translating to MSATPRIGILGAGGRMGRILIQAVNEAGYQLAAAVERPESSLIGADAGELAGVGRLGVKVVGNLEEVVQDCDVVIDFTAPAATVQHLKICREHGVAIVIGTTGMNDEQKAYLDASAQETPVVYAANYSVGVNVSIKLLELASKVFGDSVDIEVIEAHHRHKVDAPSGTALMMGEAIAEALGRDLKKDAVYHREGHTGPRERQSIGFQTIRGGDIVGEHTAMFIGEGERVEITHKATNRMNFASGAVRAAAWVVGREARKYDMKDVLGFNDIKV from the coding sequence ATGTCAGCGACACCACGCATTGGGATTTTAGGTGCAGGCGGCCGTATGGGACGCATTCTTATTCAGGCGGTTAATGAAGCCGGCTATCAACTGGCCGCTGCCGTAGAACGCCCTGAAAGCTCGCTGATCGGTGCGGATGCCGGTGAACTGGCGGGTGTGGGCCGCCTGGGCGTCAAAGTCGTAGGCAATCTTGAAGAGGTCGTTCAGGACTGTGACGTCGTGATTGACTTTACTGCGCCTGCGGCCACAGTCCAGCATTTAAAAATTTGCCGTGAACATGGTGTAGCCATCGTGATTGGCACGACCGGGATGAATGACGAGCAAAAAGCCTACTTAGATGCATCGGCACAAGAAACACCGGTGGTATATGCAGCCAACTATTCAGTCGGTGTAAACGTTTCTATTAAACTCCTTGAACTGGCTTCCAAAGTTTTTGGGGATAGCGTAGATATCGAAGTTATTGAAGCGCATCACCGTCATAAAGTCGATGCACCGTCAGGTACGGCCTTGATGATGGGTGAAGCGATTGCAGAGGCTTTAGGCCGTGATCTGAAAAAAGATGCGGTTTATCATCGTGAAGGACATACGGGTCCGCGTGAACGTCAAAGTATCGGTTTCCAGACTATTCGTGGCGGTGATATTGTCGGTGAACATACCGCCATGTTTATTGGCGAAGGGGAACGTGTAGAAATTACCCACAAAGCCACCAACCGTATGAACTTTGCTTCAGGGGCGGTACGTGCAGCAGCATGGGTCGTGGGTCGTGAAGCACGCAAATATGATATGAAAGATGTGCTGGGTTTTAACGATATAAAGGTTTAA